A window of the Gossypium hirsutum isolate 1008001.06 chromosome A03, Gossypium_hirsutum_v2.1, whole genome shotgun sequence genome harbors these coding sequences:
- the LOC107927983 gene encoding probable receptor-like protein kinase At4g39110, which produces MAILLVLFYIFVCCPVVIIASSTPADTFRAEDNFLINCGPDSKPELIEGRTFKTGSEYLKTKSDSQITCSDNVPSPIYKSAKVFPEEATYSFTLKQPGYHWLRLHFYAMKDDKYDLHQSTFSVSANEIVLLHNFKINNNSVPTLKEYLINMKDPTLNLKFSPMKDSFAFINAIEVVSVPNNLVNDEGSALFPVNKFSGLTEQNYQVVYRLNMGGPLITPRNDTLGRIWIPDDNYLEEKNFAKATSIAPDGVHYSKSITPLIAPPMVYATVIEMADANIKLPNFNVSWKLDVDKSFDYLLRMHFCDIVSKTANSLYFNVYINEKMAISALDLSAVTDGLAYPYYRDTVVNASLINDGLLIQIGPLNQGTGAVNAILNGLEVMKMSNSVGSLDGEFGAEEGGLGMSQKGTVAAIGFVMMFGAFVGLGAMVYKWKKRPKDWQKRNSFSSWLLPLHAGDNSFLSKNSASQKSNFNTSGLGRYFSLAELQEATKNFDSSEIIGVGGFGNVYLGTIDDGIKVAVKRGNPQSEQGITEFQTEIQMLSKLRHRHLVSMIGYCDENSEMILVYEYMSNGPFRDHLYGKNLPPLSWKQRLEICIGAARGLHYLHTGTAQGIIHRDVKTTNILLDDAFVAKVADFGLSKDTPMGQNHVSTAVKGSFGYLDPEYFKRQQLTEKSDVYSFGVVLLESLCARPAINPQLPREQVNLAEWAMQWKRKDLLEKVIDPQLVGSINPESMKKFAEAAEKCLLEYGVDRPSMGDVLWNLEYALQLQEAFTARKSEDETNPLNTATTQTPIVVPSTTSLPTDNSRSVEGPADVPTINDHSGTAVFAQFQSLDGR; this is translated from the coding sequence ATGGCGATCCTCCTGGTGTTGTTTTATATCTTTGTTTGTTGCCCTGTAGTTATTATTGCTTCAAGCACTCCTGCTGATACGTTCAGAGCCGAAGACAACTTCCTTATCAACTGCGGTCCTGACTCGAAGCCTGAACTTATCGAAGGACGAACTTTTAAAACCGGTTCCGAGTACTTAAAAACCAAGAGTGATTCTCAAATCACTTGCTCAGATAATGTTCCTTCACCTATATATAAAAGTGCCAAGGTCTTCCCTGAAGAAGCTACGTATTCATTTACCTTAAAACAACCCGGTTACCATTGGCTTCGTCTCCATTTCTACGCCATGAAAGATGATAAATATGACCTCCACCAATCGACATTCTCCGTGTCTGCGAACGAAATTGTTCTTCTGCATAACTTcaagattaataataatagtGTACCAACCCTAAAGGagtacttgataaatatgaaagaTCCTACACTTAATCTCAAGTTTAGTCCTATGAAGGATTCGTTTGCATTTATAAACGCTATTGAGGTTGTTTCCGTACCGAATAATTTGGTAAACGACGAAGGGTCGGCACTTTTCCCGGTTAACAAGTTTTCCGGTTTAACTGAGCAAAATTACCAAGTTGTGTATAGGCTTAACATGGGGGGACCTTTAATTACCCCAAGGAATGATACACTAGGAAGGATATGGATACCTGATGATAATTACCTCGAAGAGAAGAATTTCGCCAAGGCTACCTCGATTGCACCGGACGGGGTCCACTACTCCAAATCTATAACGCCGTTGATTGCACCGCCAATGGTTTATGCGACTGTTATCGAGATGGCCGATGCTAACATAAAGCTCCCAAACTTCAATGTCtcatggaagcttgatgttgatAAATCATTTGATTATTTGCTTAGGATGCATTTCTGTGACATTGTTAGTAAGACAGCCAATAGTCTCTATTTCAATGTTTACATCAATGAGAAAATGGCCATTTCTGCATTGGACTTGTCAGCGGTAACCGATGGGTTGGCCTATCCGTACTATAGAGATACCGTGGTGAACGCTTCGCTAATCAACGATGGACTACTCATCCAGATCGGTCCATTGAATCAAGGTACTGGGGCAGTTAATGCGATTCTTAATGGCTTGGAGGTGATGAAAATGAGCAACTCGGTCGGTAGTTTAGACGGGGAGTTTGGTGCCGAAGAGGGAGGGTTGGGAATGTCTCAGAAGGGCACGGTGGCTGCAATCGGTTTCGTCATGATGTTTGGTGCCTTTGTCGGTCTTGGTGCAATGGTTTATAAATGGAAGAAGAGACCCAAAGATTGGCAAAAGAGGAATAGTTTCTCTTCTTGGTTGCTCCCACTCCATGCAGGTGATAATAGCTTCTTAAGCAAGAACAGTGCTTCTCAAAAGAGCAACTTCAACACAAGTGGCTTAGGCCGATATTTCTCGTTAGCAGAGCTACAAGAAGCAACCAAGAACTTCGATTCGAGTGAAATAATCGGTGTCGGTGGATTTGGCAATGTCTATTTAGGTACAATCGATGACGGGATTAAAGTTGCTGTTAAGAGAGGGAACCCACAATCAGAACAAGGTATCACTGAGTTCCAAACAGAAATCCAGATGCTGTCAAAGTTAAGACACAGACACTTGGTGTCAATGATCGGTTACTGTGATGAAAACAGCGAAATGATCCTGGTTTACGAGTACATGTCGAATGGACCTTTCAGGGATCACTTGTATGGAAAAAACTTGCCACCATTATCATGGAAGCAAAGGCTCGAGATTTGCATCGGAGCTGCTCGTGGACTTCACTATCTTCATACCGGTACTGCACAAGGGATCATTCATCGTGATGTTAAGACCACCAATATTTTGCTTGACGATGCCTTTGTTGCCAAGGTTGCTGATTTCGGTCTGTCAAAAGACACACCTATGGGACAAAATCATGTTAGCACTGCAGTGAAAGGTAGCTTCGGGTACTTAGATCCCGAATACTTCAAAAGGCAGCAATTGACTGAAAAATCAGATGTTTACTCATTCGGGGTCGTTCTGCTTGAATCCTTGTGTGCAAGGCCTGCAATTAACCCACAACTGCCGAGAGAGCAGGTTAACTTAGCCGAATGGGCAATGCAATGGAAGAGGAAGGACTTGCTTGAAAAGGTTATCGATCCTCAACTAGTTGGTTCCATCAATCCAGAATCAATGAAGAAGTTTGCTGAGGCTGCCGAGAAATGCTTGTTAGAATACGGCGTCGACAGACCTTCAATGGGAGATGTTTTGTGGAACTTGGAATATGCCTTGCAGTTGCAAGAAGCATTCACAGCCAGAAAATCAGAGGACGAGACCAACCCTCTGAACACCGCCACTACCCAAACTCCTATCGTGGTACCATCCACCACCAGTCTTCCAACCGATAACTCCCGTTCAGTTGAGGGTCCAGCAGACGTTCCAACCATTAATGATCACTCAGGAACTGCAGTGTTTGCACAATTTCAAAGCCTTGATGGCAGGTAA
- the LOC107927984 gene encoding SUMO-activating enzyme subunit 2 produces the protein MASQEQLSAIKRAKVLMVGAGGIGCELLKTLALSGFQDIHIIDMDTIEVSNLNRQFLFRQSHVGQSKAKVARDAVLRFRPNISITPYHANVESRFNVDFFKEFDVVLNGLDNLDARRHVNRLCLAAGIPLVESGTTGFLGQVTVHLKGKTECYECQPKPAPKTYPVCTITSTPSKFVHCIVWAKDLLFAKLFGDKNQENDLNVHSSDTANSSEHSEDVFECRKDEDIERYGRRIYDHVFGHNIEVALSNEETWKNRNKPRPIYSKDVLPEEQTKENGNEEKGCAADDVSAMVSLSLKNPQDIWSLVENSRVFLEALRLFFLKREKDIGNLTFDKDDQLAVEFVTAAANIRASSFGIPLHSLFEAKGIAGNIVHAVATTNAIIAGLIVIEAIKVLQKDNNNYRMTYCLEHPSRKLLLMPVEPYEPNRSCYVCSETPLSLEVNTQRCKLRDFVEKIIKAKLGMNFPLIMQGASILYEVGEDLEEDMVVIYAANLEKALSELPSPVTSGSVLTVEDLQQEFSCSINIKHREEFDEEKEPDGMLLSGWVEAPVDKDNNKPIGNDESTSNALPSMETLDGDKDDEIQETSEVVEAFAGKKRKLSEVSEVTAPDPSGPSSINQNKPEKLDIDDEDDELIISDDWESFTKKKKL, from the exons ATGGCTTCTCAAGAACAGTTATCCGCCATTAAG AGGGCGAAGGTGCTTATGGTAGGGGCAGGAGGGATTGGCTGTGAGCTTCTCAAGACTCTTGCTCTCTCTGGGTTTCAAGATATTCATATT ATTGACATGGATACTATAGAAGTCAGCAACCTGAATAGACAATTTTTGTTCCGACAATCCCATGTTGGTCAGTCTAAGGCCAAG GTTGCTAGAGATGCAGTCTTAAGGTTCAGGCCCAACATAAGCATTACACCATACCATGCTAATGTGGAGTCTCGCTTCAATGTTGATTTCTTTAAAgagtttgatgttgtgttgaatGGGTTGGATAACTTAGATGCAAGGCGCCATGTAAATCGTCTTTGTTTGGCGGCTGGTATCCCATTGGTTGAAAGTGGGACAACAGGGTTCTTGGGACAG GTTACTGTACATTTGAAAGGAAAAACTGAGTGCTACGAGTGTCAGCCAAAACCTGCCCCAAAGACTTATCCTGTTTGTACAATTACAAGCACTCCATCAAAG TTTGTTCATTGTATTGTATGGGCAAAGGACCTGCTTTTTGCAAAGTTGTTTGGGGACAAGAATCAGGAAAATGATTTGAATGTGCACTCTAGTGATACTGCAAACTCGTCTGAACATTCAGAAGATGTATTTGAATGTAGAAAAGATGAAGATATCGAACGATATGGAAGAAGAATATATGATCATGTATTTGGTCATAACATAGAAGTTGCTCTATCTAATGAAGAAACGTGGAAAAACCGTAACAAACCACGGCCTATATATAGTAAAGATGTCCTGCCTGAGGAACAAACTAAAGAGAATGGGAACGAGGAAAAGGGTTGTGCAGCTGATGATGTCTCTGCCATGGTGTCTCTGAGCTTGAAGAATCCTCAGGATATATGGAGCCTTGTAGAAAATTCAAGAGTTTTCCTCGAGGCTTTGAGATTATTTTTCTTGAAGAGAGAAAAG GATATAGGAAACCTTACTTTCGATAAAGATGATCAGTTGGCTGTGGAATTTGTGACTGCTGCTGCAAATATCCGGGCTTCTTCTTTTGGGATTCCTTTACATAGTCTTTTTGAAGCTAAAGGAATTGCTGGTAATATTGTGCATGCTGTTGCTACAACAAATGCTATCATAGCTGGATTGATCGTGATTGAAGCAATTAAGGTTCTACAAAAGGATAACAACAATTACAG GATGACATATTGTCTAGAACATCCTTCAAGAAAGTTGCTTCTAATGCCTGTAGAACCCTATGAACCAAACAGATCTTGCTATGTTTGTTCAGAG ACACCACTATCGCTTGAGGTTAATACTCAACGTTGTAAGTTGCGGGATTTTGTTGAAAAGATTATTAAAGCCAAACTTGGCATGAACTTTCCTCTAATTATGCAAGGGGCAAGCATTCTTTATGAAGTTGGTGAAGATCTTGAAGAGGATATGGTAGTGATTTATGCTGCAAACCTTGAGAAA GCATTATCTGAGCTTCCTTCTCCAGTTACTAGCGGGAGTGTTCTTACCGTAGAGGATCTGCAACAGGAGTTCTCATGCAGTATCAATATCAAGCATAG GGAAGAATTTGACGAAGAGAAGGAACCTGATGGAATGCTTCTCTCCGGATGGGTAGAAGCTCCTGTTGATAAGGACAATAATAAGCCTATTGGAAATGACGAAAGTACATCCAATGCTTTGCCATCAATGGAAACTCTGGACGGTGACAAGGATGATGAAATTCAGGAAACTTCGGAAGTGGTTGAAGCTTTTGCagggaagaaaagaaaattgtcTGAGGTTTCTGAAGTCACAGCTCCAGATCCTTCAGGCCCTTCTagtataaatcaaaataaacccGAAAAGCTTGATATTGATGATGAGGACGATGAACTCATTATATCTGATGATTGGGAATCATTCACCAAGAAGAAAAAGTTGTAA
- the LOC107927971 gene encoding BEL1-like homeodomain protein 7, which yields MATYYTGSDNQKDTVPMIYMRESLPGSYAESPVLQGNTMMYMNSGSYSDAFAGNSQQQNSCIGMQGVEASDSTSQQHGIMSNLGGSHVVEHDFGAWRDASSILHNGQKLQGPQGLSLRLGTQIPFGIQMASIPFRNPDSDLASFLSHNPSLTGGRNSSSRDEQPRNAGYLPHGFSGANQGTNKGDLYACGMSSMSRAIPNSKYLKAAQQLLDEVVNVPKALKQAEGEKNPMKSCKEDDEGSKNVPSNQQESSNNIQKELSHAERQELQSKLTKLLSMLDEVDRRYKQYYHQMQIVVSSFDAIAGCGAAKPYTAVALQTISRHFRCLKDTINGQIQATRKSLGEQDTLEDGKGVRITRLRYVEQQLRQQKALQQLGMMPQHAWRPQRGLPESSVSILRAWLFEHFLHPYPKDSEKIMLARQTGLTRSQVSNWFINARVRLWKPMVEEMYKEEFADLEMDSHSSSENAVKARKGDTRTSEDIGEDQQQSGSSSATERCSTGQLVDSKSNHVPDVDIAGIITGTVLQNVSHREAETEHGLLRLSKVQRPNVDNSNLFLDGITHSDGVGDRFMKATTTSYHVSELGRFGNASGVSLTLGLQHCEDGSIPMSGVGHQNFVAMTRDNDIYNPAASSIGPETTDSEYVTPGNGQHRFNSSHLLHDFVA from the exons ATGGCTACTTATTACACTGGTTCTGATAATCAAAAGGACACCGTTCCGATGATCTATATGAGAGAATCCTTGCCTGGTTCGTATGCAGAGTCGCCGGTTTTGCAGGGTAATAcgatgatgtatatgaattccgGGTCGTACTCGGATGCATTTGCTGGGAATTCTCAACAGCAAAACAGTTGTATTGGGATGCAGGGTGTGGAAGCATCGGATTCAACTTCGCAACAACACGGAATTATGTCGAATCTCGGTGGATCACATGTTGTGGAACATGATTTTGGTGCTTGGAGGGATGCCAGTAGCATCCTTCACAATGGTCAAAAGTTGCAGGGTCCTCAAGGATTGTCCTTAAGACTTGGCACTCAAATTCCCTTTGGTATTCAAATGGCTTCTATCCCATTTCGGAATCCCGATTCGGATTTGGCCTCGTTCTTGAGTCATAATCCGTCGCTTACTGGAGGCAGGAATAGCTCTTCAAGAGATGAACAACCGAGGAACGCAGGATATCTGCCACATGGTTTTTCTGGTGCTAACCAAGGCACGAATAAAGGGGACTTATACGCGTGTGGAATGTCGAGTATGTCGAGAGCTATTCCTAATTCTAAATATCTCAAGGCAGCACAACAATTGCTTGATGAAGTTGTTAATGTTCCAAAGGCTTTAAAGCAAGCGGAAGGGGAGAAAAACCCGATGAAGAGTTGCAAAGAGGACGATGAGGGCTCGAAGAATGTGCCTTCGAACCAGCAAGAATCATCTAATAACATTCAAAAGGAGCTTTCACATGCTGAAAGACAAGAACTACAAAGCAAGTTAACCAAGTTATTGTCCATGTTGGATGAG GTTGATAGAAGGTATAAACAATATTATCATCAGATGCAGATCGTAGTGTCATCGTTTGATGCGATAGCAGGGTGTGGAGCCGCTAAGCCTTACACTGCAGTTGCACTACAGACTATATCCCGTCATTTTCGATGCTTGAAAGATACAATTAACGGTCAAATTCAGGCAACACGTAAAAGTCTTGGGGAGCAGGATACTTTAGAAGACGGTAAAGGAGTACGGATTACTCGTCTGCGTTACGTGGAGCAACAGCTAAGGCAACAAAAAGCTCTGCAGCAACTTGGTATGATGCCACAACATGCATGGAGGCCTCAAAGAGGGCTGCCGGAAAGCTCCGTTTCAATACTTCGTGCTTGGCTGTTCGAGCATTTTCTTCATCC CTACCCGAAAGATTCTGAGAAGATCATGCTAGCAAGACAAACAGGCTTGACCCGAAGTCAG GTTTCGAATTGGTTTATAAACGCGAGAGTACGTCTTTGGAAGCCGATGGTTGAGGAGATGTACAAGGAAGAATTTGCAGATTTGGAAATGGACTCTCATTCTTCATCTGAAAATGCAGTCAAAGCAAGGAAAGGCGATACGAGGACCTCTGAGGACATAGGTGAAGATCAGCAACAAAGTGGGAGTTCATCGGCCACGGAGAGATGTAGCACTGGACAGTTGGTGGATTCCAAATCCAACCATGTCCCTGATGTAGATATTGCAGGAATAATAACCGGTACCGTTTTGCAAAATGTCTCGCACAGAGAAGCTGAAACCGAGCATGGGTTACTAAGGCTAAGCAAGGTGCAGAGGCCTAATGTGGATAACTCCAATCTCTTCCTCGATGGAATTACTCATTCTGATGGCGTTGGTGATCGGTTTATGAAAGCCACTACCACTTCATACCATGTGTCGGAATTAGGGAGGTTCGGGAATGCAAGTGGTGTCTCACTCACTTTAGGATTGCAGCATTGTGAGGATGGTAGTATACCTATGTCAGGTGTGGGCCATCAAAACTTTGTTGCAATGACACGAGACAATGACATATACAATCCAGCAGCATCTTCCATAGGACCTGAAACAACAGATAGCGAATACGTAACACCTGGTAACGGGCAGCACAGGTTCAATTCCTCACATTTGTTACATGATTTTGTAGCGTGA